Proteins encoded together in one Scytonema millei VB511283 window:
- a CDS encoding phosphate/phosphite/phosphonate ABC transporter substrate-binding protein has translation MSEASKKNILIPNSEFRIPNSEFSRRSLLLQLFLLTACGVRSLSSKRQGLVLGVVSYNAGEQTINRYAKFTRYLSEKIGVIVQLEPAFNENKALERIRNHAWSLAFAEPGLAAIAIDKHQYTPILSLQGIANLRSILVVRKDNPIVELKELQNQPLALGQPGSATGYFFPIYNLYGLTLAEIMLAPTPKTVLEWVATGKATAGALSKEEFYLHSSYFSPTEFRILYTDPHEVPPGVVLVAPNVDKSLRQQIYQIMNGVPSILAQEAGYIPNSSAPDYGYMISVVKRVRAIFPDEYEHGATPLQLKPARLLDNISI, from the coding sequence ATGAGCGAAGCTTCTAAAAAGAATATATTAATTCCGAATTCCGAATTCCGAATTCCGAATTCCGAATTCTCCCGCCGTTCGTTACTTTTACAATTATTTCTACTTACAGCATGTGGGGTGCGATCGCTATCGAGCAAGCGCCAAGGTTTAGTTCTCGGTGTAGTCAGTTACAACGCTGGGGAACAAACCATCAATCGTTATGCCAAATTTACTCGATATTTAAGTGAAAAAATTGGAGTTATCGTACAGCTAGAACCTGCTTTTAACGAAAATAAAGCTCTAGAACGAATTCGGAATCATGCTTGGTCTCTAGCTTTTGCCGAGCCTGGATTAGCTGCGATCGCGATCGACAAACACCAATACACCCCGATACTTTCCCTTCAGGGAATTGCTAATTTACGCTCTATTCTAGTCGTGCGCAAAGATAATCCAATCGTTGAGTTAAAAGAATTACAAAATCAACCGCTTGCCCTCGGACAACCAGGTTCGGCTACCGGATATTTCTTCCCGATTTACAATCTCTACGGTCTAACTCTAGCAGAAATTATGCTTGCACCTACACCTAAAACAGTTTTGGAATGGGTTGCTACAGGGAAAGCTACGGCAGGCGCTCTTTCTAAAGAAGAATTCTACCTACACAGTTCGTATTTCAGCCCCACCGAGTTTCGCATTCTCTACACCGATCCGCACGAAGTCCCACCTGGCGTGGTTTTGGTTGCACCTAACGTAGACAAAAGCTTGCGTCAGCAAATTTACCAAATCATGAATGGAGTCCCCTCGATTTTGGCGCAAGAAGCAGGATACATCCCCAACAGTTCAGCGCCAGACTACGGTTACATGATTTCAGTCGTTAAGCGCGTCAGAGCAATTTTTCCCGACGAATACGAACATGGTGCAACGCCTCTACAACTCAAACCCGCTCGGCTGTTGGATAATATTTCGATTTAG
- a CDS encoding sulfurtransferase — protein sequence MNHSVTAAWLYEHLADPQVAIADCRFSLADPQLGRQQYQSNHIPGAYYLDLNQDLSSPVGQHGGRHPLPNLTELAVKLSAMGITSQTRVVAYDDSRLAFAARLWWLLRYLGHERVAVLDGGFQGWLAAGYPVTADLPIAKAGEFIPIIQLGQVVDIEAVKARKDLPGVALVDAREGDRYRGEREPIDPVAGHIPGAVNYPWQEVTDDRGYLKPISEQQQRWQDLESSSEIIVYCGSGVTACVDLLALELAGISTGKLYAGSWSDWISH from the coding sequence ATGAATCACAGCGTCACTGCCGCATGGCTTTACGAACATTTAGCAGATCCGCAAGTGGCGATCGCGGATTGTCGTTTTTCCCTTGCCGATCCGCAACTCGGACGACAACAGTACCAATCGAATCACATTCCTGGTGCTTACTACCTAGATTTAAATCAAGATCTTTCCAGTCCAGTCGGTCAGCATGGAGGGAGGCATCCTTTACCAAACTTAACAGAGTTGGCAGTAAAACTGTCGGCGATGGGCATAACTTCCCAAACGAGAGTTGTTGCTTACGATGATTCCCGATTGGCTTTTGCGGCGCGGCTGTGGTGGCTGCTACGCTATTTGGGACACGAACGAGTTGCCGTGTTAGATGGAGGGTTTCAAGGTTGGCTAGCGGCTGGTTATCCGGTTACAGCCGATCTGCCTATAGCAAAAGCGGGTGAGTTTATCCCCATAATACAATTAGGGCAAGTTGTGGATATAGAAGCGGTAAAAGCACGCAAGGACTTGCCTGGAGTAGCATTAGTTGATGCGCGAGAAGGCGATCGCTATCGTGGCGAACGAGAACCGATAGATCCAGTTGCGGGTCATATCCCAGGTGCAGTTAATTATCCCTGGCAAGAGGTGACAGACGATCGCGGCTACCTCAAACCCATATCAGAACAACAGCAACGCTGGCAAGACTTAGAGTCATCATCAGAAATTATTGTCTACTGTGGTTCTGGCGTGACTGCTTGCGTCGATTTACTCGCACTAGAATTAGCAGGAATTTCTACAGGTAAACTTTATGCAGGCAGTTGGAGCGATTGGATTAGCCATTAA
- a CDS encoding S1 family peptidase: MKLSLATIVLFNLGLLAIAAILWLTPSKPNTKSDASTEKIATTTPVDRVESSAIAEVAQQVTVRVLTKTSMGSGAIVQRQAQTYTVLTCDHVVAGSQDGEYTILTADGATHPARRQVMQTLTGVDLALLQFDSPKSYRVAVLGNSLALTKGDRVYASGFPNYQFLNKSRVEETRNWGMKAFRLTTGTVALLLERTLPEGYSLGYTNEVEQGMSGGPVLNQKGELIGINGRLKYPLQGIDVFTFADGTKPSIELFNQMEALSWAIPIAAFQHQVEKNLAQPQSQNEI; the protein is encoded by the coding sequence GTGAAATTATCATTAGCCACTATTGTCTTATTTAACCTTGGACTGCTGGCGATCGCTGCGATCTTATGGTTAACGCCATCAAAACCGAATACAAAATCTGATGCTAGTACTGAAAAAATTGCGACTACAACACCTGTAGATCGAGTAGAAAGTTCGGCAATAGCAGAAGTTGCTCAACAAGTGACAGTCAGAGTATTGACAAAAACAAGTATGGGTTCTGGGGCGATCGTACAACGTCAGGCTCAGACATACACCGTTCTCACCTGCGACCATGTAGTAGCAGGTAGTCAGGACGGTGAATATACCATTCTTACTGCTGATGGCGCGACTCATCCAGCCCGCCGTCAGGTGATGCAGACTTTAACAGGTGTCGATCTCGCTTTACTACAATTTGATAGCCCTAAATCCTATCGTGTTGCTGTCTTAGGAAATTCCTTAGCTTTAACAAAAGGCGATCGCGTCTATGCATCTGGTTTTCCCAATTATCAATTCCTGAATAAAAGTCGTGTTGAAGAAACACGTAACTGGGGAATGAAAGCATTTCGGCTGACAACGGGAACTGTTGCTTTACTCTTAGAGCGAACTTTACCAGAAGGATACAGTTTAGGTTACACCAACGAAGTCGAACAAGGGATGAGTGGTGGACCTGTTTTAAATCAAAAAGGAGAACTGATTGGGATCAACGGTCGCTTGAAATATCCACTTCAAGGGATTGATGTATTTACATTTGCCGATGGTACAAAGCCATCGATAGAACTATTCAACCAAATGGAAGCGCTGAGCTGGGCGATTCCAATCGCCGCTTTTCAGCATCAAGTTGAAAAAAACTTGGCTCAACCTCAATCGCAAAATGAAATTTAG
- a CDS encoding glutathione S-transferase family protein, with the protein MLRLYDFLPSGNGYKVRLLLTQLGIPFERVEINILKGESRTPGFLTKNANGRIPVLQLESGEFLAESNAILFYFSEDTEFLPADKLLRARVLQWLFFEQYSHEPNIATPRFWITELGKADEYREAIEQKRQAGYAALAVMEKHLTERKFFVGDRYSIADIGLFAYTHVADEGGFDLSGFPAIQAWIERVKAQPNYIPITRS; encoded by the coding sequence ATGCTCAGGTTGTATGATTTTTTACCTTCGGGAAATGGTTATAAAGTTCGGCTTTTGTTGACTCAGCTTGGTATTCCCTTTGAGCGAGTCGAAATTAATATTCTTAAAGGTGAAAGTCGTACTCCTGGATTTCTCACGAAAAATGCTAATGGACGCATCCCAGTTTTACAGTTGGAATCAGGAGAATTTTTAGCAGAATCGAATGCTATTCTCTTCTATTTTAGCGAAGATACTGAATTTTTGCCTGCCGATAAATTACTCCGCGCCCGAGTTTTACAATGGCTATTTTTTGAGCAATACAGCCACGAACCTAATATCGCTACTCCTAGATTTTGGATTACTGAACTTGGTAAAGCAGATGAATATCGGGAAGCGATAGAACAGAAACGTCAAGCTGGTTATGCTGCGCTTGCAGTGATGGAAAAACATTTAACCGAGCGGAAATTTTTTGTAGGCGATCGCTATTCTATTGCTGATATTGGCTTATTTGCCTATACTCACGTCGCCGATGAAGGAGGTTTCGATCTATCTGGTTTTCCGGCGATTCAAGCATGGATAGAGCGAGTCAAAGCTCAACCGAATTATATTCCAATTACGCGATCGTGA
- a CDS encoding iron uptake porin, which translates to MQNTSSTLAQVTSVSQLSDVQPTDWAFQALQSLVERYGVIAGYPDGTFRGNRAMTRYEFAAGLNAAMDRINELITAGSADVVSKEDLETLNRLQSEFSSELATLRGRVDALEAQTAELEANQFSTTTVLGGEVIFGVASAFGGDPPGGCRVLPDNTGPFFDQLVPQLNLRDRNSAPEVDCLNRDDADKNTVLAHLVRLGLETSFTGKDRLRTYLVTGNFDGGGFTNAESLNTYMARLSYQAGLNNNVVLDLLEYRFPAFNDRVVFSVIPFGFSLSNVLSANSAYFDTGRGSISRFGEASPIFKIGGVLDAGAGFDWLFAKNARLQVAYGTGGSNNPDSGVFGADRSALGVQLLATPTNNLITGLTYVNAYTSDGTLGTYTGSVNAETNGLWSGSSVPSPIDQANDSGFDPCCRYFIGDLAAKTNAIGATLQWRISPKLTFGAWGGYMFTNFLERLPDFSETSRDANGILNGIGASAGKKPFANSATYLFSLGLSDPFGREGDLFAFLFGMPPKLVDAGPETRGTPVPFFETSRRGEPEVPVTDNNTNLDTAGIGPDQARQETPDTLPRRVGVKDEATSLHFEVFYRFRVSDNLFITPGVVLVTNPGHIEDNNDIWLATVRTTFRF; encoded by the coding sequence ATTCAAAACACATCTTCGACGCTGGCACAAGTCACATCCGTATCTCAACTATCAGACGTACAACCTACTGATTGGGCATTTCAGGCTTTGCAATCTCTGGTAGAACGTTATGGAGTCATTGCAGGTTATCCTGACGGTACTTTTCGAGGCAATCGTGCCATGACGCGCTACGAGTTTGCCGCAGGCTTGAATGCAGCTATGGATCGGATTAACGAACTGATTACTGCTGGTTCGGCAGATGTCGTTAGCAAAGAAGATTTGGAAACCCTAAATCGCCTGCAATCGGAATTTAGCAGTGAATTAGCAACTTTGCGGGGGCGAGTTGACGCTTTAGAAGCACAAACAGCCGAGTTAGAAGCCAATCAGTTTTCCACGACTACCGTTCTAGGCGGAGAAGTTATCTTTGGTGTTGCCAGTGCCTTTGGCGGCGATCCCCCTGGAGGATGTAGGGTTTTGCCAGACAACACCGGACCTTTTTTTGACCAATTAGTGCCTCAGTTAAACTTAAGAGATCGCAATTCAGCTCCAGAAGTTGATTGTTTAAACCGAGACGATGCAGATAAAAATACTGTTCTCGCCCACTTGGTTCGATTAGGGTTAGAAACATCATTTACAGGTAAAGATCGCCTGCGGACATACCTAGTTACAGGCAACTTTGATGGTGGTGGCTTCACCAATGCAGAGTCTCTCAATACTTACATGGCGCGGTTATCTTACCAAGCAGGTTTAAACAATAATGTTGTTTTAGACTTATTAGAATATCGATTTCCTGCCTTTAACGATCGCGTTGTCTTTAGCGTCATTCCTTTTGGTTTTAGTTTAAGTAACGTTCTTTCAGCCAATTCAGCTTACTTTGACACTGGTAGGGGTTCAATTTCTCGCTTTGGCGAGGCTAGTCCAATTTTCAAAATTGGTGGCGTATTAGATGCAGGAGCAGGTTTTGACTGGTTATTTGCCAAAAATGCACGGCTACAAGTAGCTTATGGTACTGGAGGAAGTAACAATCCAGACAGTGGAGTTTTTGGAGCAGACCGCAGTGCGCTAGGCGTGCAATTGTTAGCAACACCAACTAACAACTTGATTACTGGCTTAACTTATGTGAATGCCTACACTAGCGATGGAACTTTAGGTACGTATACAGGTAGCGTCAATGCAGAAACCAATGGTTTATGGTCTGGTTCATCCGTTCCTTCACCAATCGACCAAGCAAATGACTCTGGGTTTGATCCATGCTGCCGTTATTTTATTGGAGACTTAGCTGCCAAAACCAATGCTATTGGCGCAACGTTGCAATGGCGTATCTCTCCAAAGCTAACATTCGGGGCATGGGGGGGATATATGTTTACTAATTTCTTAGAACGCCTTCCTGACTTTTCTGAAACTAGTAGAGACGCGAATGGAATTCTCAACGGAATTGGAGCCTCTGCCGGTAAGAAACCCTTTGCCAATTCAGCTACCTATCTCTTTTCTCTTGGTCTATCCGATCCTTTTGGTAGAGAAGGAGATTTATTTGCCTTCCTTTTTGGTATGCCACCAAAATTGGTAGATGCGGGACCCGAAACACGCGGTACACCCGTACCTTTTTTTGAAACTTCTCGTAGAGGCGAGCCGGAAGTTCCTGTAACCGACAATAACACTAACTTAGATACAGCTGGAATTGGACCAGATCAAGCCCGTCAAGAAACTCCAGATACGCTACCAAGGAGAGTAGGAGTGAAAGATGAAGCAACTTCACTGCACTTTGAAGTATTCTACCGTTTCCGAGTCAGTGACAATCTATTCATTACTCCAGGTGTGGTTCTCGTGACTAACCCAGGTCATATTGAAGATAACAACGATATTTGGTTAGCAACTGTCCGCACAACTTTCCGCTTCTAA
- a CDS encoding SOS response-associated peptidase, translating to MCGRFTLSQPAEAIASTFQLSSIPELTPRYNIAPTQPVPTILSEGDRRQFQMLRWGLIPSWAKDASMGAKLINARAETVAEKPAFRSAFRRRRCLVVADGFYEWRSQKGKKQPFYFRLQDGQPFAFAGLWETWQAPDGEKIDSCTLLTTTANSLLRSVHDRMPVILKPEDYNQWLDPQTQEPEQLEPLLQPYSSEAMVAYPVSTKVNNPTNESPECSEQLSATSD from the coding sequence ATGTGTGGTAGATTTACCCTCAGCCAACCAGCAGAAGCGATCGCTTCTACCTTTCAGCTTTCCTCAATTCCCGAATTAACTCCACGATATAACATCGCACCGACTCAACCAGTCCCAACAATCTTATCAGAGGGCGATCGCCGTCAATTTCAAATGTTACGTTGGGGTTTAATTCCCTCTTGGGCAAAAGATGCATCAATGGGTGCAAAACTGATTAATGCCAGAGCCGAAACCGTTGCTGAAAAACCCGCTTTCCGTTCTGCATTTCGTCGCCGCCGCTGTCTAGTTGTTGCTGATGGCTTTTACGAATGGCGATCGCAAAAAGGTAAGAAACAACCCTTCTATTTTCGCTTACAAGATGGGCAACCCTTTGCTTTTGCAGGTTTATGGGAAACTTGGCAAGCACCAGACGGCGAGAAAATTGATTCTTGCACTCTTCTGACGACAACAGCTAATTCTCTTTTGCGATCGGTTCACGACCGGATGCCTGTTATTCTCAAACCAGAAGATTATAACCAGTGGCTCGATCCTCAAACTCAAGAACCAGAACAGCTAGAACCACTGCTACAACCATACTCCTCAGAAGCAATGGTTGCTTATCCCGTCAGTACCAAAGTCAATAATCCAACCAACGAATCACCAGAGTGTAGCGAACAGTTATCAGCGACCAGTGACTAG
- a CDS encoding serine/threonine-protein kinase gives MTFPAQPETWIGRSIGDRQRYRLERRLGSGGMGDVFLAMDTLLGQHVALKLLKEKLAASKSLRKRFEREVAICAALKSDHIVNVSDYGVTDEGHPFYVMEYLRGDSLKQLLKQQQRLPVERTIKIVTQACEGLRLAHSGIDLWWSGATASEHVKVVHRDLKPDNIFVVPTALGELVKILDFGIAKIRDESIDRTNLTYGFIGTFRYAAPEQLRAANTIDARADIYSLGVILYELLSGTDPFGFGAQAYSITGMGWAMAHKTKPPIPIRLQPGCENLSPQLEAAVMQCLQKSPSDRFASVEQLKQVLKATITHKPEEAIDNSLHSSPSAPTHPQPSVPVTPEAATTKAYIPPPPTKTEAIPPTSLPNTLSPPNRQEVRASAQFSAPQHSNPAHSSTDDSILIPPPARQRRLSTSTLFFVGAAIGVGIVALGAVVYSYIQFRLTAQVIDEIQTLKHQARYEACASRAETVTRDSTVYAEAQAILNECHLEHAKQLAGSSNFAEAIAIAKQIPQDSPLYSQAQILIQDWSEI, from the coding sequence ATGACATTTCCTGCTCAGCCAGAAACCTGGATTGGTCGGAGTATTGGCGATCGCCAACGCTATCGCTTGGAGAGGCGCTTGGGTTCAGGCGGAATGGGCGATGTGTTTCTGGCAATGGATACCTTATTGGGACAACACGTAGCATTGAAGCTACTGAAAGAAAAATTGGCAGCGTCAAAGTCTTTGAGAAAGCGGTTCGAGCGGGAAGTTGCTATTTGTGCGGCGCTAAAAAGCGACCATATCGTGAATGTGAGCGATTATGGCGTTACGGATGAAGGGCATCCTTTTTATGTCATGGAGTATCTGCGCGGGGATAGCTTGAAACAGCTGCTGAAGCAACAGCAACGGCTACCCGTCGAGCGAACGATTAAAATTGTGACTCAGGCGTGTGAAGGATTGCGTCTAGCTCACTCAGGCATCGATCTCTGGTGGAGTGGAGCGACAGCCAGCGAACACGTCAAGGTAGTTCACCGCGATCTCAAACCAGACAATATATTTGTCGTGCCTACAGCACTGGGAGAACTGGTGAAGATTCTGGATTTTGGGATTGCCAAAATCCGCGATGAATCGATCGATCGCACGAATTTAACTTATGGATTTATCGGTACGTTTCGCTATGCTGCTCCAGAACAGTTGCGGGCTGCTAACACTATAGACGCAAGAGCAGATATTTACAGTTTGGGTGTCATCCTCTACGAACTCCTCAGCGGCACAGATCCGTTTGGTTTTGGCGCTCAAGCCTATTCGATAACGGGGATGGGTTGGGCAATGGCACACAAGACAAAACCACCGATCCCCATCAGGTTACAGCCCGGTTGCGAAAATTTATCGCCGCAACTAGAAGCAGCTGTCATGCAGTGCTTGCAAAAATCACCCAGCGATCGCTTTGCCTCAGTAGAGCAATTAAAGCAAGTATTAAAGGCTACTATTACCCATAAGCCTGAAGAGGCGATCGATAATTCTCTTCATTCATCTCCATCTGCACCCACGCACCCACAACCATCTGTTCCAGTCACACCTGAGGCAGCGACGACCAAAGCCTACATACCACCACCGCCAACAAAAACAGAAGCCATTCCGCCGACATCGCTGCCAAATACCTTGTCGCCTCCAAATCGGCAAGAAGTTCGGGCAAGCGCTCAGTTCTCTGCCCCACAGCACAGTAATCCAGCTCACTCTAGCACGGATGATTCAATCCTCATACCTCCACCAGCGCGTCAACGCCGCTTATCCACCTCTACTTTGTTTTTTGTCGGTGCGGCTATTGGGGTTGGCATTGTGGCACTGGGAGCAGTAGTTTATTCATACATTCAGTTTCGTCTGACAGCTCAAGTTATCGATGAAATTCAAACTTTAAAACATCAGGCACGCTACGAAGCGTGTGCGAGTAGAGCCGAAACAGTTACCCGCGATTCAACAGTTTACGCTGAAGCGCAAGCGATATTAAATGAGTGTCATTTAGAACATGCCAAGCAACTCGCAGGAAGTAGTAATTTTGCTGAAGCGATCGCTATTGCCAAACAAATTCCTCAAGACAGTCCTCTCTACTCTCAAGCTCAAATCCTGATTCAAGACTGGTCGGAGATTTGA
- a CDS encoding biliverdin-producing heme oxygenase encodes MSSNLATKLREGTKKAHTMAENVGFVKCFLKGVVEPTSYRKLVANLYFVYSAMEEEMERHQQHSILSNMYFKELNRQRSLEQDLKYYYGNQWREQISLSPAGEAYVQRIREVSNTAPELLISHLYTRYLGDLSGGQILKGIAQRAMNLADGQGTAFYEFAEISDEKQFKNTYRQRLDELPIDEAKADRIVEEANAAFGMNMKMFNELEGNLIKAIGVMLFNSLTRRRNRGNTELATSN; translated from the coding sequence ATGAGCAGTAATTTAGCAACAAAACTCCGTGAAGGGACGAAAAAAGCCCACACCATGGCAGAAAATGTTGGTTTTGTCAAGTGTTTTTTAAAAGGAGTAGTAGAGCCAACTTCTTACCGCAAGCTGGTTGCCAATCTCTATTTCGTCTACTCGGCGATGGAAGAAGAAATGGAGCGGCATCAACAGCATTCAATCTTATCAAATATGTACTTCAAGGAATTGAATCGCCAGCGTAGCTTGGAGCAAGACCTGAAGTATTATTACGGCAACCAATGGCGCGAGCAAATTAGTCTCTCTCCGGCTGGAGAAGCTTACGTGCAGCGAATAAGGGAAGTCTCTAATACTGCCCCAGAACTACTAATTTCACACCTTTATACTCGCTATTTGGGCGATCTTTCTGGCGGACAAATTCTCAAAGGTATTGCTCAAAGGGCGATGAATCTTGCTGATGGACAAGGCACTGCTTTCTATGAATTTGCTGAAATTTCTGATGAAAAGCAATTTAAAAACACCTATCGGCAAAGACTAGACGAATTACCAATTGATGAAGCTAAAGCAGATCGCATCGTTGAAGAAGCTAATGCTGCTTTTGGCATGAACATGAAGATGTTTAACGAATTGGAAGGTAATTTGATCAAAGCGATCGGTGTTATGTTATTCAATAGCTTAACTCGCCGTCGTAATCGCGGTAATACCGAACTAGCAACTAGCAATTAG
- a CDS encoding S1 family peptidase yields MTLIMNGWKKFFQTRNLKSTIFIAGVITAATIAFTGKMTGLTVQADAIAQQTQPGTDSKTLNQTEIDAIASQTTVVIGQDLQKGDVEARREFNPGSGVIIAKRGNIYYVATNLHVVRGRGGFYGVRTFDGAVYPVDDESTRSNIVPMGKEQGESGETIQGLDVAIVQFKSDKNYPLANLPGSPNQGERAFVSGWPDPGNETARRQRLFAPGEVIRVTPRTADGGYSIQYSCETQRGMSGGPVFNDRGELVGIHGRAGEATSVSVPGTLVASLMGGNPIAQTAIQSKFNLGIRVSDLTEEAKKIQPLAGVFPYIKFEPPPVQPAVVSRGMPEKRPRSADTIDDIYKTFSRDFKHAAVRDCPSAGSRTVLLGTSEERCPE; encoded by the coding sequence TTGACTTTAATTATGAATGGCTGGAAAAAATTTTTTCAAACTCGAAATTTAAAATCGACGATTTTTATCGCTGGAGTTATTACTGCTGCGACGATCGCTTTTACGGGCAAGATGACAGGACTCACGGTACAAGCAGATGCGATCGCCCAGCAAACTCAGCCTGGTACTGATTCCAAAACGTTGAACCAGACTGAAATTGATGCGATCGCCTCGCAAACAACAGTGGTCATCGGTCAAGACCTGCAAAAAGGTGATGTTGAAGCTCGACGCGAGTTTAACCCTGGGTCTGGAGTGATTATTGCTAAGCGTGGCAACATTTACTACGTAGCAACTAACCTACACGTCGTTCGCGGTCGAGGCGGTTTTTACGGAGTACGTACCTTTGATGGCGCAGTTTATCCCGTAGACGACGAAAGTACGCGATCGAATATCGTGCCAATGGGGAAAGAACAGGGCGAGAGTGGTGAAACTATTCAAGGGCTTGATGTCGCGATCGTCCAATTTAAGAGTGACAAGAACTATCCTTTAGCAAACCTACCAGGTAGCCCCAACCAAGGCGAACGAGCCTTTGTCTCTGGCTGGCCCGATCCGGGAAATGAAACGGCGCGACGGCAAAGGTTATTTGCTCCTGGCGAAGTCATTAGAGTTACCCCTCGCACTGCGGATGGAGGTTACAGCATTCAATACAGTTGTGAAACGCAACGGGGAATGAGTGGTGGTCCTGTTTTTAACGATCGCGGCGAGCTAGTCGGGATTCACGGACGGGCGGGTGAAGCAACTAGCGTTTCTGTACCAGGGACTTTAGTGGCTTCCCTGATGGGAGGAAATCCCATAGCTCAAACTGCGATTCAGAGCAAATTCAATCTGGGAATTCGAGTTTCCGACCTTACCGAAGAAGCGAAAAAAATTCAACCGCTTGCTGGCGTGTTTCCCTACATCAAATTTGAGCCGCCTCCCGTGCAGCCTGCGGTTGTCAGCCGGGGAATGCCAGAAAAAAGACCGCGATCGGCAGACACGATCGATGATATTTACAAGACCTTCAGCCGTGACTTCAAGCACGCCGCTGTTAGGGATTGCCCCTCAGCAGGTAGTCGTACAGTCTTGCTCGGTACGAGTGAAGAACGCTGTCCCGAGTAA
- a CDS encoding COP23 domain-containing protein, whose translation MIGNHTTKNLKKFTKYLATAIAVVSGIGIGSDFVRAEAVASAGGATTFHCIASGQGYATIAKRGERITAPVITWNSNEFGTQYTPHERCKIVSDRLTEVVAAKGGKLRNLQLTYGRVNSKPVICYVGSRNEICNRKNILMTLRTSDRGKERQILEQLVTFSLKGTGTAVQQSAPQYYAPFGEEIEQYFQRNKVAE comes from the coding sequence ATGATAGGCAATCACACAACTAAAAATTTAAAAAAATTCACTAAATATTTAGCAACAGCGATCGCAGTTGTAAGCGGGATCGGTATAGGTAGCGATTTCGTCCGAGCCGAAGCAGTCGCTAGTGCTGGTGGTGCGACAACTTTTCATTGCATAGCTTCAGGTCAGGGCTATGCAACGATCGCCAAACGCGGCGAACGGATCACAGCACCAGTCATTACCTGGAACAGCAATGAATTTGGGACGCAATACACGCCACACGAGCGTTGTAAAATAGTCAGCGATCGCTTGACTGAAGTTGTAGCAGCCAAAGGCGGAAAGCTGAGAAACTTGCAACTGACATACGGACGAGTTAACAGCAAACCAGTCATTTGCTACGTTGGCAGTCGAAACGAAATCTGCAACCGGAAAAATATTCTGATGACATTGCGCACATCAGATCGAGGCAAAGAGCGCCAAATTCTCGAACAATTGGTGACTTTCAGCTTGAAAGGGACGGGTACGGCAGTCCAACAAAGCGCGCCTCAATATTATGCACCTTTTGGAGAAGAAATCGAGCAGTATTTTCAGCGGAATAAGGTAGCGGAATAA